A window of the Acidobacteriota bacterium genome harbors these coding sequences:
- a CDS encoding ABC transporter ATP-binding protein produces MNAGGANESLADTGSVPSPAARGAEGAATGLAEPAVSCAGVVKRFGDVVAVDGLDLEVRRGECFGLLGPNGAGKTTTIEILEGLLAPDTGRVRILGHAWGRNEDALRARLGIHLQESQMDEKLSVLETLRLFRSFYPRGRPVDDVLGLLELEAKRKSWVGKLSGGQRQRLAVGCALVGDPDLLFLDEPTTGLDPQSRRQLWALLQRYRAEGGTILLTTHYMDEAHVLCDRVAIVDQGRIVTQGSPDELILSIGAPHIVDVAFARGEEPASAGLEERLAALPGVDAVRAGEAPDAWTVTANALHRTLPALVGLAADAGVEIETLATRTATLEDVFVALTGHRLRDD; encoded by the coding sequence ATGAACGCGGGCGGCGCGAACGAGAGTCTCGCTGACACCGGCAGCGTTCCGAGCCCCGCGGCGCGCGGCGCAGAGGGAGCGGCGACGGGGCTCGCCGAGCCGGCCGTCTCCTGCGCCGGCGTCGTGAAGCGTTTCGGAGACGTGGTGGCGGTCGACGGCCTCGACCTCGAGGTCCGGCGCGGCGAGTGCTTCGGGCTGCTGGGACCGAACGGCGCCGGAAAGACCACGACCATCGAAATCCTGGAGGGGCTGCTCGCGCCGGACACCGGCCGGGTACGGATTCTGGGCCACGCGTGGGGCCGGAACGAGGATGCGCTGCGGGCGCGGCTCGGGATTCACCTCCAGGAGTCGCAGATGGACGAGAAGCTGTCCGTGCTCGAGACGCTCAGGCTGTTCCGGTCCTTCTATCCGCGGGGGCGCCCGGTCGACGACGTGCTCGGGCTGCTCGAGCTGGAGGCCAAGCGCAAGAGCTGGGTCGGCAAGCTGTCGGGCGGCCAGCGGCAGCGTCTCGCCGTCGGCTGCGCGCTGGTCGGCGATCCGGACCTGCTGTTCCTCGACGAGCCGACCACGGGCCTGGACCCGCAGTCGCGCCGGCAGTTGTGGGCGCTGCTGCAACGCTATCGCGCCGAGGGAGGCACCATCCTCCTGACCACCCACTACATGGACGAGGCGCACGTGCTGTGCGATCGCGTCGCCATCGTCGATCAGGGCCGGATCGTCACACAGGGCAGTCCCGACGAGCTGATCCTCTCCATCGGCGCACCGCACATCGTCGATGTCGCGTTCGCCCGCGGCGAGGAGCCGGCATCCGCCGGCCTGGAAGAGCGGCTCGCCGCGCTGCCCGGCGTCGACGCGGTCCGCGCGGGCGAGGCGCCGGATGCCTGGACCGTCACGGCGAACGCACTGCACCGCACGCTGCCGGCGCTCGTGGGACTGGCCGCCGACGCCGGCGTCGAGAT